A stretch of the Leopardus geoffroyi isolate Oge1 chromosome B2, O.geoffroyi_Oge1_pat1.0, whole genome shotgun sequence genome encodes the following:
- the COL11A2 gene encoding collagen alpha-2(XI) chain isoform X4, with protein MERCSRCHRLLLLVPLVLGLSAVPAWAGVPSVDVLRALRFPSLPDGVRRARGICPADVAYRVSRPAQLSAPTRQLFPGGFPKDFSLLTAVRTRPGLQAPLLTLYSAQGVRQLGLELGRPFRFLYEDQTGRPRPPAQPVFRGLSLADGKWHRVAVAVKGQSVTLIVDCKKRVTRPLPRSARPLLDTHGVIIFGARILDEEVFEGDIQELVIVPGVQAAYESCEQKELECEGAWRERPQKQHSHRAQRSPKQQPPRLHRPQNQEPQRQPTESFFYDYETPYYDEMTTGTTPDYQRPPSPNRRALPSPRGHRTPPRKPTPPAKRSAARQAPPSPGRRPSRIGGSGQARGQPPPFRRPARRAAPPTARAPPRTRGSGYRQAARGPRGLKGEKGEPAVLEPGMLVEGPPGPEGPAGLIGPPGIQGNPGPVGDPGERGPPGRAGLPGSDGAPGPPGTSLMLPFRFGSGGGDKGPVVAAQEAQAQAILQQARLALRGPPGPMGYTGRPGPLGQPGSPGLKGESGDLGPQGPRGPQGLTGPPGKAGRRGRAGADGARGMPGEPGVKGDRGFDGLPGLPGEKGHRGDTGAQGLPGPPGEDGERGDDGEIGPRGLPGESGPRGLLGPKGPPGIPGPPGVRGMDGPHGPKGSLGPQGEPGPPGQQGTPGTQGLPGPQGAIGPHGEKGPRGKPGLPGMPGSDGPPGHPGKEGPPGTKGNQGPSGPQGPLGYPGPRGVKGVDGIRGLKGHKGEKGEDGFPGFKGDMGVKGDRGEVGVPGSRGEDGPEGPKGRTGPTGDPGPPGLMGEKGKLGVPGLPGYPGRQGPKGSLGFPGFPGASGEKGARGLSGKSGPRGERGPTGPRGQRGPRGATGKSGAKGTSGGDGPHGPPGERGLPGPQGPNGFPGPKGPPGPPGKDGLPGHPGQRGEVGFQGKTGPPGPPGVVGPQGAAGETGPMGERGHPGPPGPPGEQGLTGTSGKEGTKGDPGPPGAPGKDGPAGLRGFPGERGLPGIAGGPGLKGNEGPAGPPGPAGSPGERGAAGSGGPIGPPGRPGPQGPPGAAGEKGVPGEKGPIGPTGRDGVQGPVGLPGPAGPPGVAGEDGDKGEVGDPGQKGTKGNKGEHGPPGPPGPIGPVGQPGAAGADGEPGARGPQGHFGAKGDEGTRGFNGPPGPIGLQGLPGPSGEKGETGDVGPMGPPGPPGPRGPAGPNGADGPQGPPGGVGNLGPPGEKGEPGESGSPGVQGEPGVKGPRGERGEKGESGQPGEAGPPGPKGPTGDDGPKGNPGPVGFPGDPGPPGEGGPRGQDGAKGDRGEDGEPGQPGSPGPTGENGPPGPLGKRGPAGTPGPEGRQGEKGAKGDPGAVGAPGKTGPVGPAGPAGKPGPDGLRGLPGSVGQQGRPGAPGQAGPPGPVGPPGLPGLRGDVGAKGEKGHPGLIGLIGPPGEQGEKGDRGLPGPQGSAGQKGETGIPGASGPVGPGGPPGLPGPAGPKGAKGATGPAGPKGEKGVQGPPGHPGPPGEVIQPLPIQMPKKTRRSVDGSRLMQEDEAIPAGGAPGSAGGLEEIFGSLDSLREEIEQMRRPTGTQDSPARTCQDLKLCHPELPDGEYWVDPNQGCARDAFRVFCNFTAGGETCVTPRDDVTQFSYVDSEGSPVGVVQLTFLRLLSVSAHQDVSYPCSGMARDGPLKLRGANEDELSLETSPYVKEFRDGCQTQQGRTVLEVRTPVLEQLPVLDASFSDLGAPPKRGGVLLGPVCFMG; from the exons ATGGAGCGGTGCAGCCGCTGTCATCGCCTCCTCCTGCTGGTACCGCTGGTGCTGGGGCTGAGCGCCGTCCCTGCCTGGGCAG GTGTACCCTCTGTGGATGTGCTCCGGGCCCTGAGGTTCCCCTCCCTTCCTGATGGTGTCCGGAGGGCGAGAGGCATCTGTCCAGCTGATGTGGCCTACCGAGTGTCCCGACCTGCCCAGCTCAGTGCACCCACCCGCCAGCTCTTCCCAG GAGGTTTTCCCAAAGATTTCTCATTGCTGACTGCTGTCCGGACCCGCCCTGGCCTCCAGGCTCCCCTCCTGACTCTCTATAGTGCCCAGGGTGTCCGACAGCTGGGCCTGGAGCTTGGCCGACCCTTCCGCTTCCTGTATGAGGACCAGACTGGAAGGCCTCGACCCCCCGCTCAGCCAGTCTTCCGAGGCCTCAGCCTAGCAGATGGCAA GTGGCACCGTGTGGCAGTGGCTGTGAAGGGCCAGTCTGTCACCCTCATAGTTGACTGCAAGAAGCGAGTCACCCGGCCTCTCCCCCGAAGTGCTCGTCCGCTGTTGGACACCCATGGAGTGATTATCTTTGGTGCCCGTATCCTGGATGAAGAAGTGTTTGAG GGTGACATCCAGGAGCTTGTCATTGTCCCAGGGGTGCAAGCTGCCTACGAATCCTGTGAACAGAAGGAGCTGGAGTGTGAGGGAGCTTGGAGGGAGAGACCTCAGAAACAACACTCTCACAGGGCCCAGAGATCTCCAAAGCAGCAGCCACCAAGACTTCATAGGCCACAAAATCAGGAACCCCAGCGACAG CCCACTGAGTCTTTCTTCTATGACTACGAGACCCCCTATTATGATGAGATGACTACAGGGACGACCCCTGATTATCAG AGGCCACCGAGCCCCAACCGCAGGGCGCTCCCTTCCCCCAGGGGGCATCGGACCCCTCCCAGAAAGCCTACCCCACCTGCCAAGAGGTCAGCAGCCCGGCAGGCGCCCCCCTCACCAGGCCGGAGGCCTTCTCGAATTGGAGGTTCTGGCCAAGCACGGGGCCAGCCTCCCCCCTTCCGACGCCCAGCTCGGCGGGCAGCTCCCCCCACTGCCCGGGCCCCCCCCAGGACCAGAGGAAGCGGTTACCGGCAG GCTGCCCGTGGACCCCGGGGgctgaagggagagaagggggaaccTGCGGTGCTGGAACCT GGTATGCTGGTGGAGGGGCCTCCTGGCCCAGAAGGCCCTGCG GGGTTGATTGGTCCCCCTGGCATCCAGGGCAACCCAGGCCCAGTTGGAGACCCTGGCGAGAGG GGCCCCCCTGGCCGAGCAGGGCTCCCTGGATCAGATGGGGCCCCTGGACCTCCTGGCACATCGCTCATGCTCCCA ttcCGGTTTGGCAGTGGTGGGGGTGACAAGGGCCCTGTGGTAGCAGCCCAGGAGGCTCAGGCCCAGGCGATTCTGCAGCAAGCACGG CTGGCGCTCCGAGGACCCCCTGGCCCCATGGGATACACAGGCCGCCCTGGACCCTTG GGACAGCCTGGGAGCCCTGGCCTGAAAGGAGAATCTGGAGACCTAGGACCTCAG GGCCCCAGAGGACCTCAAGGCCTCACAGGCCCTCCTGGCAAGGCTGGGCGAAGG GGCCGAGCAGGTGCTGATGGAGCTCGAGGGATGCCTGGAGAACCAGGAGTGAAG GGTGACCGAGGTTTTGATGGACTCCCAGGGCTACCTGGGGAGAAGGGACATAGG GGTGATACTGGTGCCCAGGGCCTTCCTGGCCCCCCTGGTGAGGATGGAGAGCGG GGAGACGATGGGGAGATTGGGCCTCGGGGACTGCCTGGAGAATCA GGACCTCGAGGTCTCCTTGGCCCCAAAGGCCCACCTGGTATTCCTGGACCCCCG GGAGTCCGAGGCATGGATGGTCCCCATGGTCCCAAAGGGAGCTTG GGACCCCAGGGAGAGCCAGGACCTCCTGGACAACAGGGCACTCCTGGAACCCAG ggtctccctgggccccagggtgCCATTGGCCCTCATGGAGAGAAG GGTCCCCGAGGGAAACCAGGGCTCCCTGGCATGCCTGGCTCAGATGGACCTCCG GGTCACCCTGGGAAGGAAGGTCCCCCTGGAACCAAAGGAAACCAG ggTCCATCTGGACCTCAGGGTCCTCTAGGATATCCGGGACCTCGAGGTGTCAAG GGTGTGGATGGAATTCGTGGTCTGAAGGGCCATAAGGGTGAAAAG GGCGAGGATGGCTTTCCCGGGTTCAAAGGGGACATGGGTGTGAAAGGTGACAGG GGAGAGGTTGGAGTTCCTGGTTCCAGGGGAGAAGATGGTCCTGAGGGACCAAAGGGACGTACTGGACCCACTGGAGACCCTGGCCCCCCTGGGCTCATGGGCGAGAAG GGCAAGCTGGGTGTTCCTGGTCTGCCTGGCTACCCTGGACGCCAGGGTCCCAAG GGCTCCCTGGGATTTCCTGGTTTTCCTGGCGCCAGTGGAGAGAAGGGAGCCCGG GGCCTGTCAGGGAAATCAGGGCCTCGGGGAGAGCGGGGCCCCACG GGTCCACGGGGTCAGCGGGGACCCCGAGGTGCCACAGGGAAGTCTGGAGCTAAG GGAACATCAGGTGGTGATGGCCCCCATGGGCCCCCTGGAGAAAGG GGTCTCCCTGGACCTCAAGGCCCCAATGGATTTCCTGGCCCCAAAGGACCTCCG GGTCCCCCTGGGAAGGACGGGCTTCCAGGACACCCAGGCCAGAGAGGAGAAGTG gGTTTCCAAGGGAAGACTGGCCCCCCTGGCCCTCCAGGGGTGGTGGGACCTCAG gGAGCAGCAGGAGAAACTGGGCCCATGGGGGAGAGAGGTCACCCAGGACCCCCAGGGCCTCCTGGAGAGCAGGGACTGACTGGAACATctggaaaagaaggaacaaag ggTGACCCTggtcccccaggggccccagggaagGATGGACCTGCTGGTCTGAGGGGTTTCCCAGGAGAGAGAGGCCTCCCGGGCATTGCC GGTGGACCCGGTTTGAAGGGAAACGAAGGTCCGGCTGGTCCTCCTGGCCCTGCA GGCTCCCCTGGGGAGCGAGGTGCAGCAGGATCAGGGGGACCCATTGGCCCCCCAGGGCGCCCTGGCCCACAGGGTCCCCCTGGAGCTGCAGGAGAGAAAGGTGTCCCG GGTGAGAAGGGCCCCATTGGTCCAACTGGCCGAGATGGGGTGCAAGGCCCTGTGGGGCTTCCTGGTCCCGCTGGACCCCCAGGCGTGGCAGGAGAGGATGGAGACAAG GGTGAGGTGGGAGACCCTGGACAGAAGGGCACTAAAGGGAATAAGGGTGAACAT GGCCCTCCTGGACCCCCTGGGCCCATTGGTCCCGTGGGGCAACCTGGAGCAGCG GGAGCAGATGGGGAGCCCGGAGCTCGGGGACCCCAGGGACACTTTGGAGCCAAAGGCGATGAAGGAACAAGAGGATTCAATGGGCCCCCGGGACCCATTGGCCTACAG GGTTTGCCAGGCCCCtcgggggagaaaggagaaacaggAGATGTGGGCCCTATG GGACCTCCGGGCCCCCCAGGACCTCGAGGCCCAGCTGGACCCAATGGAGCTGAT GGTCCGCAAGGTCCCCCGGGAGGTGTTGGGAACCTGGGTCCCCCTGGAGAGAAG GGGGAGCCAGGAGAATCAGGATCTCCAGGGGTCCAGGGCGAGCCAGGTGTCAAG GGCCCACGTGGGGAgcgtggggagaaaggagaatcgGGGCAGCCAGGAGAGGCCGGACCACCAGGGCCTAAAGGCCCCACTGGTGATGATGGCCCCAAAGGGAACCCT GGTCCTGTTGGTTTTCCTGGTGATCCTGGCCCTCCTGGAGAAGGTGGCCCTCGG GGCCAGGATGGTGCAAAGGGTGACCGAGGAGAGGATGGCGAGCCAGGACAGCCT GGATCCCCTGGTCCCACTGGGGAGAATGGACCCCCTGGACCACTTGGGAAGCGG GGTCCCGCTGGCACACCTGGTCCTGAGGGGCGGCAAGGAGAGAAGGGGGCCAAG GGGGATCCTGGAGCTGTAGGTGCCCCGGGGAAGACAGGCCCCGTGGGCCCTGCAGGCCCAGCAGGGAAACCTGGTCCTGATGGGTTAAGAGGGCTCCCAGGCTCAGTG GGTCAGCAAGGCCGTCCTGGGGCCCCGGGCCAGGCTGGGCCTCCAGGTCCTGTG GGACCTCCGGGGCTTCCTGGCCTCCGGGGTGATGTCGGAGCCAAGGGAGAGAAG GGTCACCCAGGTCTCATCGGACTGATCGGGCcccctggggagcagggagagaagggtgaTCGGGGACTTCCTGGCCCCCAGGGCTCCGCTGGACAGAAGGGAGAGACG GGTATTCCAGGAGCGTCTGGGCCTGTTGGTCCCGGAGGGCCCCCTGGCCTCCCC GGACCTGCTGGCCCCAAAGGAGCCAAAGGAGCCACA GGCCCAGCTGGACCCAAGGGAGAGAAGGGCGTCCAGGGTCCTCCGGGACACCCG GGCCCCCCGGGGGAGGTGATCCAGCCCCTGCCCATCCAGATGCCCAAAAAGACTCGGCGCTCGGTGGACGGAAGCCGCCTGATGCAAGAGGATGAGGCCATACCGGCTGGGGGGGCTCCGGGCAGTGCTGGGGGGCTGGAGGAGATCTTTGGCTCACTGGACTCCCTGCGGGAGGAGATTGAGCAGATGAGGCGGCCGACAGGGACCCAGGACAGCCCCGCTCGCACCTGCCAGGACCTGAAGCTCTGCCACCCGGAGCTGCCTGATG GAGAGTACTGGGTCGACCCCAACCAGGGCTGTGCTCGGGATGCCTTCCGGGTTTTCTGCAACTTTACAGCAGGAGGGGAAACATGTGTGACGCCCCGGGATGATGTCACACAA TTCTCTTACGTGGACTCAGAAGGCTCCCCGGTAGGTGTGGTCCAGCTCACCTTCCTGCGGCTGCTCAGCGTCTCAGCCCACCAGGATGTCTCCTACCCGTGCTCTGGGATGGCCCGCGATGGTCCTCTGAAGCTCCGGGGGGCCAACGAGGATGAGCTGAGCCTGGAGACCAGCCCCTACGTCAAGGAATTCAGAGACGGCTGTCAG ACACAGCAAGGCCGCACGGTGCTGGAGGTGCGAACACCTGTGCTGGAGCAGCTACCAGTGCTGGACGCCTCCTTCTCAGACCTGGGGGCCCCCCCGAAGCGGGGAGGGGTGCTGCTGGGGCCTGTCTGCTTCATGGGCTAG
- the COL11A2 gene encoding collagen alpha-2(XI) chain isoform X5, with the protein MERCSRCHRLLLLVPLVLGLSAVPAWAGVPSVDVLRALRFPSLPDGVRRARGICPADVAYRVSRPAQLSAPTRQLFPGGFPKDFSLLTAVRTRPGLQAPLLTLYSAQGVRQLGLELGRPFRFLYEDQTGRPRPPAQPVFRGLSLADGKWHRVAVAVKGQSVTLIVDCKKRVTRPLPRSARPLLDTHGVIIFGARILDEEVFEGDIQELVIVPGVQAAYESCEQKELECEGAWRERPQKQHSHRAQRSPKQQPPRLHRPQNQEPQRQPTESFFYDYETPYYDEMTTGTTPDYQDPTPGGEEGTLEPSPLPPHEEEQTDLQVPSTADRFLTEDYGEGGTDPPAGPYDYTYGYGDDYREETELGPALSAETAHSGAAARGPRGLKGEKGEPAVLEPGMLVEGPPGPEGPAGLIGPPGIQGNPGPVGDPGERGPPGRAGLPGSDGAPGPPGTSLMLPFRFGSGGGDKGPVVAAQEAQAQAILQQARLALRGPPGPMGYTGRPGPLGQPGSPGLKGESGDLGPQGPRGPQGLTGPPGKAGRRGRAGADGARGMPGEPGVKGDRGFDGLPGLPGEKGHRGDTGAQGLPGPPGEDGERGDDGEIGPRGLPGESGPRGLLGPKGPPGIPGPPGVRGMDGPHGPKGSLGPQGEPGPPGQQGTPGTQGLPGPQGAIGPHGEKGPRGKPGLPGMPGSDGPPGHPGKEGPPGTKGNQGPSGPQGPLGYPGPRGVKGVDGIRGLKGHKGEKGEDGFPGFKGDMGVKGDRGEVGVPGSRGEDGPEGPKGRTGPTGDPGPPGLMGEKGKLGVPGLPGYPGRQGPKGSLGFPGFPGASGEKGARGLSGKSGPRGERGPTGPRGQRGPRGATGKSGAKGTSGGDGPHGPPGERGLPGPQGPNGFPGPKGPPGPPGKDGLPGHPGQRGEVGFQGKTGPPGPPGVVGPQGAAGETGPMGERGHPGPPGPPGEQGLTGTSGKEGTKGDPGPPGAPGKDGPAGLRGFPGERGLPGIAGGPGLKGNEGPAGPPGPAGSPGERGAAGSGGPIGPPGRPGPQGPPGAAGEKGVPGEKGPIGPTGRDGVQGPVGLPGPAGPPGVAGEDGDKGEVGDPGQKGTKGNKGEHGPPGPPGPIGPVGQPGAAGADGEPGARGPQGHFGAKGDEGTRGFNGPPGPIGLQGLPGPSGEKGETGDVGPMGPPGPPGPRGPAGPNGADGPQGPPGGVGNLGPPGEKGEPGESGSPGVQGEPGVKGPRGERGEKGESGQPGEAGPPGPKGPTGDDGPKGNPGPVGFPGDPGPPGEGGPRGQDGAKGDRGEDGEPGQPGSPGPTGENGPPGPLGKRGPAGTPGPEGRQGEKGAKGDPGAVGAPGKTGPVGPAGPAGKPGPDGLRGLPGSVGQQGRPGAPGQAGPPGPVGPPGLPGLRGDVGAKGEKGHPGLIGLIGPPGEQGEKGDRGLPGPQGSAGQKGETGIPGASGPVGPGGPPGLPGPAGPKGAKGATGPAGPKGEKGVQGPPGHPGPPGEVIQPLPIQMPKKTRRSVDGSRLMQEDEAIPAGGAPGSAGGLEEIFGSLDSLREEIEQMRRPTGTQDSPARTCQDLKLCHPELPDGEYWVDPNQGCARDAFRVFCNFTAGGETCVTPRDDVTQFSYVDSEGSPVGVVQLTFLRLLSVSAHQDVSYPCSGMARDGPLKLRGANEDELSLETSPYVKEFRDGCQTQQGRTVLEVRTPVLEQLPVLDASFSDLGAPPKRGGVLLGPVCFMG; encoded by the exons ATGGAGCGGTGCAGCCGCTGTCATCGCCTCCTCCTGCTGGTACCGCTGGTGCTGGGGCTGAGCGCCGTCCCTGCCTGGGCAG GTGTACCCTCTGTGGATGTGCTCCGGGCCCTGAGGTTCCCCTCCCTTCCTGATGGTGTCCGGAGGGCGAGAGGCATCTGTCCAGCTGATGTGGCCTACCGAGTGTCCCGACCTGCCCAGCTCAGTGCACCCACCCGCCAGCTCTTCCCAG GAGGTTTTCCCAAAGATTTCTCATTGCTGACTGCTGTCCGGACCCGCCCTGGCCTCCAGGCTCCCCTCCTGACTCTCTATAGTGCCCAGGGTGTCCGACAGCTGGGCCTGGAGCTTGGCCGACCCTTCCGCTTCCTGTATGAGGACCAGACTGGAAGGCCTCGACCCCCCGCTCAGCCAGTCTTCCGAGGCCTCAGCCTAGCAGATGGCAA GTGGCACCGTGTGGCAGTGGCTGTGAAGGGCCAGTCTGTCACCCTCATAGTTGACTGCAAGAAGCGAGTCACCCGGCCTCTCCCCCGAAGTGCTCGTCCGCTGTTGGACACCCATGGAGTGATTATCTTTGGTGCCCGTATCCTGGATGAAGAAGTGTTTGAG GGTGACATCCAGGAGCTTGTCATTGTCCCAGGGGTGCAAGCTGCCTACGAATCCTGTGAACAGAAGGAGCTGGAGTGTGAGGGAGCTTGGAGGGAGAGACCTCAGAAACAACACTCTCACAGGGCCCAGAGATCTCCAAAGCAGCAGCCACCAAGACTTCATAGGCCACAAAATCAGGAACCCCAGCGACAG CCCACTGAGTCTTTCTTCTATGACTACGAGACCCCCTATTATGATGAGATGACTACAGGGACGACCCCTGATTATCAG GATCCCACCCcaggtggagaggaaggaacCCTGGAACCAAGCCCTTTGCCACCCCATGAGGAG GAGCAGACAGATCTCCAGGTCCCCTCCACAGCCGACAGGTTCCTGACAGAGGACTATGGGGAGGGTGGCACAGACCCCCCAGCAGGGCCCTACGATTACACATATGGCTATGGGGACGATTATCGTGAGGAGACGGAGCTTGGCCCTGCCCTGTCTGCGGAGACAGCCCACTCGGGAGCC GCTGCCCGTGGACCCCGGGGgctgaagggagagaagggggaaccTGCGGTGCTGGAACCT GGTATGCTGGTGGAGGGGCCTCCTGGCCCAGAAGGCCCTGCG GGGTTGATTGGTCCCCCTGGCATCCAGGGCAACCCAGGCCCAGTTGGAGACCCTGGCGAGAGG GGCCCCCCTGGCCGAGCAGGGCTCCCTGGATCAGATGGGGCCCCTGGACCTCCTGGCACATCGCTCATGCTCCCA ttcCGGTTTGGCAGTGGTGGGGGTGACAAGGGCCCTGTGGTAGCAGCCCAGGAGGCTCAGGCCCAGGCGATTCTGCAGCAAGCACGG CTGGCGCTCCGAGGACCCCCTGGCCCCATGGGATACACAGGCCGCCCTGGACCCTTG GGACAGCCTGGGAGCCCTGGCCTGAAAGGAGAATCTGGAGACCTAGGACCTCAG GGCCCCAGAGGACCTCAAGGCCTCACAGGCCCTCCTGGCAAGGCTGGGCGAAGG GGCCGAGCAGGTGCTGATGGAGCTCGAGGGATGCCTGGAGAACCAGGAGTGAAG GGTGACCGAGGTTTTGATGGACTCCCAGGGCTACCTGGGGAGAAGGGACATAGG GGTGATACTGGTGCCCAGGGCCTTCCTGGCCCCCCTGGTGAGGATGGAGAGCGG GGAGACGATGGGGAGATTGGGCCTCGGGGACTGCCTGGAGAATCA GGACCTCGAGGTCTCCTTGGCCCCAAAGGCCCACCTGGTATTCCTGGACCCCCG GGAGTCCGAGGCATGGATGGTCCCCATGGTCCCAAAGGGAGCTTG GGACCCCAGGGAGAGCCAGGACCTCCTGGACAACAGGGCACTCCTGGAACCCAG ggtctccctgggccccagggtgCCATTGGCCCTCATGGAGAGAAG GGTCCCCGAGGGAAACCAGGGCTCCCTGGCATGCCTGGCTCAGATGGACCTCCG GGTCACCCTGGGAAGGAAGGTCCCCCTGGAACCAAAGGAAACCAG ggTCCATCTGGACCTCAGGGTCCTCTAGGATATCCGGGACCTCGAGGTGTCAAG GGTGTGGATGGAATTCGTGGTCTGAAGGGCCATAAGGGTGAAAAG GGCGAGGATGGCTTTCCCGGGTTCAAAGGGGACATGGGTGTGAAAGGTGACAGG GGAGAGGTTGGAGTTCCTGGTTCCAGGGGAGAAGATGGTCCTGAGGGACCAAAGGGACGTACTGGACCCACTGGAGACCCTGGCCCCCCTGGGCTCATGGGCGAGAAG GGCAAGCTGGGTGTTCCTGGTCTGCCTGGCTACCCTGGACGCCAGGGTCCCAAG GGCTCCCTGGGATTTCCTGGTTTTCCTGGCGCCAGTGGAGAGAAGGGAGCCCGG GGCCTGTCAGGGAAATCAGGGCCTCGGGGAGAGCGGGGCCCCACG GGTCCACGGGGTCAGCGGGGACCCCGAGGTGCCACAGGGAAGTCTGGAGCTAAG GGAACATCAGGTGGTGATGGCCCCCATGGGCCCCCTGGAGAAAGG GGTCTCCCTGGACCTCAAGGCCCCAATGGATTTCCTGGCCCCAAAGGACCTCCG GGTCCCCCTGGGAAGGACGGGCTTCCAGGACACCCAGGCCAGAGAGGAGAAGTG gGTTTCCAAGGGAAGACTGGCCCCCCTGGCCCTCCAGGGGTGGTGGGACCTCAG gGAGCAGCAGGAGAAACTGGGCCCATGGGGGAGAGAGGTCACCCAGGACCCCCAGGGCCTCCTGGAGAGCAGGGACTGACTGGAACATctggaaaagaaggaacaaag ggTGACCCTggtcccccaggggccccagggaagGATGGACCTGCTGGTCTGAGGGGTTTCCCAGGAGAGAGAGGCCTCCCGGGCATTGCC GGTGGACCCGGTTTGAAGGGAAACGAAGGTCCGGCTGGTCCTCCTGGCCCTGCA GGCTCCCCTGGGGAGCGAGGTGCAGCAGGATCAGGGGGACCCATTGGCCCCCCAGGGCGCCCTGGCCCACAGGGTCCCCCTGGAGCTGCAGGAGAGAAAGGTGTCCCG GGTGAGAAGGGCCCCATTGGTCCAACTGGCCGAGATGGGGTGCAAGGCCCTGTGGGGCTTCCTGGTCCCGCTGGACCCCCAGGCGTGGCAGGAGAGGATGGAGACAAG GGTGAGGTGGGAGACCCTGGACAGAAGGGCACTAAAGGGAATAAGGGTGAACAT GGCCCTCCTGGACCCCCTGGGCCCATTGGTCCCGTGGGGCAACCTGGAGCAGCG GGAGCAGATGGGGAGCCCGGAGCTCGGGGACCCCAGGGACACTTTGGAGCCAAAGGCGATGAAGGAACAAGAGGATTCAATGGGCCCCCGGGACCCATTGGCCTACAG GGTTTGCCAGGCCCCtcgggggagaaaggagaaacaggAGATGTGGGCCCTATG GGACCTCCGGGCCCCCCAGGACCTCGAGGCCCAGCTGGACCCAATGGAGCTGAT GGTCCGCAAGGTCCCCCGGGAGGTGTTGGGAACCTGGGTCCCCCTGGAGAGAAG GGGGAGCCAGGAGAATCAGGATCTCCAGGGGTCCAGGGCGAGCCAGGTGTCAAG GGCCCACGTGGGGAgcgtggggagaaaggagaatcgGGGCAGCCAGGAGAGGCCGGACCACCAGGGCCTAAAGGCCCCACTGGTGATGATGGCCCCAAAGGGAACCCT GGTCCTGTTGGTTTTCCTGGTGATCCTGGCCCTCCTGGAGAAGGTGGCCCTCGG GGCCAGGATGGTGCAAAGGGTGACCGAGGAGAGGATGGCGAGCCAGGACAGCCT GGATCCCCTGGTCCCACTGGGGAGAATGGACCCCCTGGACCACTTGGGAAGCGG GGTCCCGCTGGCACACCTGGTCCTGAGGGGCGGCAAGGAGAGAAGGGGGCCAAG GGGGATCCTGGAGCTGTAGGTGCCCCGGGGAAGACAGGCCCCGTGGGCCCTGCAGGCCCAGCAGGGAAACCTGGTCCTGATGGGTTAAGAGGGCTCCCAGGCTCAGTG GGTCAGCAAGGCCGTCCTGGGGCCCCGGGCCAGGCTGGGCCTCCAGGTCCTGTG GGACCTCCGGGGCTTCCTGGCCTCCGGGGTGATGTCGGAGCCAAGGGAGAGAAG GGTCACCCAGGTCTCATCGGACTGATCGGGCcccctggggagcagggagagaagggtgaTCGGGGACTTCCTGGCCCCCAGGGCTCCGCTGGACAGAAGGGAGAGACG GGTATTCCAGGAGCGTCTGGGCCTGTTGGTCCCGGAGGGCCCCCTGGCCTCCCC GGACCTGCTGGCCCCAAAGGAGCCAAAGGAGCCACA GGCCCAGCTGGACCCAAGGGAGAGAAGGGCGTCCAGGGTCCTCCGGGACACCCG GGCCCCCCGGGGGAGGTGATCCAGCCCCTGCCCATCCAGATGCCCAAAAAGACTCGGCGCTCGGTGGACGGAAGCCGCCTGATGCAAGAGGATGAGGCCATACCGGCTGGGGGGGCTCCGGGCAGTGCTGGGGGGCTGGAGGAGATCTTTGGCTCACTGGACTCCCTGCGGGAGGAGATTGAGCAGATGAGGCGGCCGACAGGGACCCAGGACAGCCCCGCTCGCACCTGCCAGGACCTGAAGCTCTGCCACCCGGAGCTGCCTGATG GAGAGTACTGGGTCGACCCCAACCAGGGCTGTGCTCGGGATGCCTTCCGGGTTTTCTGCAACTTTACAGCAGGAGGGGAAACATGTGTGACGCCCCGGGATGATGTCACACAA TTCTCTTACGTGGACTCAGAAGGCTCCCCGGTAGGTGTGGTCCAGCTCACCTTCCTGCGGCTGCTCAGCGTCTCAGCCCACCAGGATGTCTCCTACCCGTGCTCTGGGATGGCCCGCGATGGTCCTCTGAAGCTCCGGGGGGCCAACGAGGATGAGCTGAGCCTGGAGACCAGCCCCTACGTCAAGGAATTCAGAGACGGCTGTCAG ACACAGCAAGGCCGCACGGTGCTGGAGGTGCGAACACCTGTGCTGGAGCAGCTACCAGTGCTGGACGCCTCCTTCTCAGACCTGGGGGCCCCCCCGAAGCGGGGAGGGGTGCTGCTGGGGCCTGTCTGCTTCATGGGCTAG